The sequence atgggaTTGTGTAAAGTATTTTTGAGAGTACAAAtagaatttttctaaaaaataaaaaaattaaaatttttaaattcataattaattttaaatttctatccCTTGTATATCACAGggttacatttttttaatagccatgattatttattaaaaacattaattaaaaacctcAATATAAGAAACTGGTCcctaaattttttatcttataagTTAATATCAgtttacgaaaaaaaaaaaaaaaaaagatttatttcaCATTCCTTCTCCCTAGTTCCAGCCTTGTGCAATTTAGACACTTTCTTTTAAAACCAACTGCATTagaccttcaatttttttaattttttattttgttcacaTTCGTCCAATTGCACCTTATCATTAACTGAAACTAACATTTTCCTTCTCACGTTTCTTTTCCACCTTATCATTAACTCTGAAGACTAACATTTTCCTTACACGTTTTGTTTCACCCCAAAtatatattcccaaaaaaaaaaaaaatccttttatttatttatttttcatcaccCTTCCTTTCCTCTTTTTCTGCCATGAAATTTACAGATTTTCTATTCCTCAGCTTCCATTGTTATAGCAAAGTTAAGAACTTCTAGTCCTGCAAAATAAAGAAACTCCAATGAAATTCCACCAATTTGAGGCATCTATTACTTGCTATAAAGCTCATGAAAATCAAAGAATTTTACCCATTTCTTTTCAAAGAATCATGAAATTCATAAACATCTTAAAgacatataaatttttagatagCAGCTTAAGGTGTGATAGAGTCTTCCATAGGATGTTGggaaaaaatgaagaatatCTTGGTCATTCACCATTGCTGGTTCCTTAATTTCGATGCAAGATCGATCTgcaatttatgtatttaaaaaaataataataataaaaaataaagtttactgGGACAAGAGTTTCGAGATTGTGAAATAAATGAGAGGATTTTGCACcgtttaaaataacaaaacaaaaaacagggATAAGGTAAGACCATCTCCGATCATAAATATGTGATTGATCTATATGGAAAAATACTTCCTGaatatttttccatatcatATCAAATAACAGAGCACTGTCTCGATGGATATAAAAGAAAGAGGTTGATATTGAAGAAAATGACTAGTTATCTTATGGGGAAAAAATAATCCACATGCCAACAAATGATTTGAAAGAATATGCAGTTGTACACTACTTAATGAGtattaaaaatgttttcttATTTATAGTATAAACATcgtttaaatataaattaatttttaaattatattttaatgataatgtaaacaatattatttatgattaattacttatgttttattaaattttttattatttaaaaaaattgattttttttaaaaaaaaaattataataatatctgacaaaatttttaaaagttaaaaatcatTGACAatgtctatattttttattttcacatattttttctTGCCAAATTGGTTTGACAGGTATCGTTACTAATCATTTTTTATGTCTTTTTGaacaattgttttatttttgataatgttaCAAAAACCCTAAGAGCTATAGAGATACTCTAAaagagtatttttatttatttatttattttatttttttgggtaaacaacATTTTGAAAAGCCGGTTCTCTATATCCATTAATTGGTCGTAAGAGAAGAGCTGACCAACTTTTCAAAACAAAAGCGACCAACTTttcaaaacaaaagcaaaacaaagGATAACCCATCAACACTTACTATTTTTCTTCCCAACAGCCTATCAGATAGCAGCTTCAACAGAAGGATTAACGGGTGAGTAAGATGCCATTGATGTTCAACAAGGAGGGagatcaatatttttcttttttctttttttttggggtaaatggGAGAACAAGAATGTGGTATTGAGAGATTTGGCAAAAATGGAAAGCATGTGAGGAGCACACTGACAGAAAAATAAGCTTCGGTTAAGCATAAGGTGAAATTGGTCCAATGTGCAAAAACGCAAAAATTGAAGGCTCAACGTGGCTGGTTTTAAGGTAGATGGCCTCAATTACACAATGCTAACACTAGAGGATAGCAATGTGCAATAAACccaccaaaaaaaccaaaacaaacaaactttttgcttcttttcttttcatataatattttttttccaagaaaacatataaataacgATAAATTAATATTGCCACGAAAAGCCTTCATCCAGAAACAACAACaacgataacaataataatattaaaattaaaaaacaaaataaaataaaaaagaaagataaaagcaGGCGAACCTACAGAATTCTTAAGAATAATtaagagaataataataaactatggGAATTTAGAAGCCAAAGATTGATACCATACCAGTAAAAAGATTACTGCTCCGTTCTCATGGGGGTACCTTTGATCGTTTATACACTTTTCCTCCATTATCAAATTCTAGGTTTTTTTAAAGCCTAATTCACCTAAAAAGTTTTTAAAGCCTAATTATATCACCATGGATACAGATACCATTATGAATTCTGATGCACTACAAATACACCATTGTCGGTCTCGCATACGAACTTAGTTATCTAATGGTCTTGTAATTTATCTTTACTTGAAAGACTCAAACTGACGTGCTACAATTTTAATGGCTTGTTTTAAAGTTcccttaataattaatatacgAGTTGGATGTATACATAAACCTCTCAACAATTTGACAACCTATATACAATAAACTATTTACTGAAGTATTTCAATTGAACTTGAATTGTGTTCTTCAAATTGTTGCATGTAAACAAACGTAGGAAAAAGGTGCAACTTATATTTCCTTCGCTTACTaagtaaacaaaaatttaatggaAGCAAAAATCTATCATGCACGTTCATTGCCATGAATTTAATTGGCCAATGCCATGTCATCCCAAGACGGGACAGGGGGCCAATGATTTCATTGGAAGCCAAAAAGGCAAACTTCCATGTCAAATATGTGCACCCGCATCGCTCTCTCTCACCCATCAAAAAGGAAAGGGTTAAATCAACTCCACTACACAATTCATTGAAGTTCCCTAATTCACAACCCGCAAAAATACACGACTTGTTTGCTCTTGTTCATTGCTCAATGAATAACTTTCCACCAAGACATTAACTAAGATATGCATCTTCCATGAGATAAGCAACTAAATAACGGACTCGAACATGGCAGATGGTAGAAGAAATGCAAAAGTAAAAGCAATAATAATGCTAATTCCAACAAAAAACTCACAACAGCACatccaaaaaattaaagtgaTTTGCCTTCAAGGTTAATTAATCCATAGATGATATAAGGAAAAAATGTGAATAGATTAAACAACAGCAAGAAGAGTATAGGGACATGATGTTAGAATGAAAATCACCGCTTCCCACCACCACCTCCAAGCTTAGGGCCCTTTGGGGCTGCAACCTTTGTCACGTTACCCTTGGTCTGAGACTTCTGTGCCTTGGCCAACTCTGCTTTCTTAGCCTTCTTCTCATCCTTGGTTTTTTTTATCCTCTCCTTAATTTCACTGTGAACAAAACACAGCTATCATGCATTGAACAAATTGGCATAATGCTAAAAGACTAGTACATCTTAACAACTTAGCAGCCATCAAAGCATTACTGCAATGAAAGAAGCATACCGGAGTGCGGCTTCACGAGCTGCATCTCTGACCTCTGGCTTCTCGGATCTTTTCTTTTGTATAACTTCCAATGTGGCACCAACTATGGACCTTGAATAAGGCTTCTTGGTGGCACGGCGCTTCTTCTTCACAGCTTCAGCCGCAATGTCCTGAGACCACCCAAAACAATTTGTTTCAGCAGATCAAAAAGGCTCAACTTTTTAAAGTTCATTTGAAATCCAATAGTAAAAGAATTGAAATAACTAGAATGAGCTTAGCAATTATATGGTTATATGATCTGGTAGAATCTAAAGTTAAATATCTATTTGATAGCTATTAAAAATAGGTAGTTGTAAAATTTCTTCACTTTCACAATGATATACTAGTCAATATTAAGTGTGTATCATAGAATCGAAGGCATGAAGTTCAAGAAAAAACCTCACAGCATTCAATATGTATCTCATTTATCATGACTTTAATTACAGTAAAAGACAAAGTTCCATGCTAATGTATCTCATTTATCATGCTAATGTTCAAGAAAAACAAACTCACAGCATCAAAATATATCTCATTTATCATGAATTTAATTACAGTAAAGTATAAAGTTTCATGTCCCATGGCTTGTATATATCAAGCTAAACTTAACAATTTGAAACTTCAttcaaaaataacattaattcaaaacaaaaagggCAATAAAAGTAGGAAGAACCAAATCACCTTCTTATGCTGTTTTCTGTACATTGCTGTCCAGGTAAGCTTGGAAGGCTTCAAGCGGTTATGAAAATACCTCTTGCATTTTGAATTAGCAAAGAGGAAGACCTTCCATTACACAaccatcaaaaaaaaatatatatatcattttcttaGCCAAAAATCACtctttagattaaaaaataaaaataaaataaaataccaacaACCACAAAGAGACATATAAAAACACAGAgctccaaataaaaaatacctgAGAATCAGAGCGAATGAATCTGATACCCTTACCAGGGTATATCTTGGCACCGCTGAAACGGCACAGTTCAGTCCTGAAACGACAGACATTTTCCCAAGTCAATGAGCAAAAGCTTCAAATTGAAACAACATGAACCGCCATTGGTTCCCACACCATTTCACTTTCCAAAGCACaacttgaaaaaataaagaacttaaactttaacaataataaaatgaaactcTAACCAGAGTGAGAATGAAAGAGGGAAAGAAATgcacatagagagagagagagagagagagagagagttacttGAGAACCATAGCTGACAGCTAATGCTGGTGTTGCCGTCCTACGGATCTTCCGAGTGttataaaccctaaaaacaaccCGCCCCCAGCAACTCAAAGCGAACGATTCGAGTTATTTAAACATGCCTCGCTGCGGGGGCTTTCGTATTTCAGCGTAGAGATAACGACGCCGTTTCGATGTCTAGTTCAGTTGTCTCATCCAATCATAACTTTGCAATAGTATGGGCCCGTGAATCCTGGGAATGAATTTGGGCCAAAATACAGCATGTTGGGCTTTTTATACTTCTAGATACAaccaaaattatttgtatacaCCCACCTttcaattatattattgttgtttatatcATCAAATTACTAGAGGATAAACTCTTAAACTGATATCAGTAGAActgaataaatattttattgttaaatccaaagagaaaacaatTCAAGCTTAGTAAGAAAATTAGGGCTCAGCTTTGCTAGGAGCAAGATTTATAATTGAGCTGGAAAAAAGTTGATACAAACCGAAACAGGCAACAACTTCAAACATGTACAACCGTTTAAAGATAGTAAAAATAGTCTTCTCATTCCTAAATTTGTAATAGAGAGTATACTTCCATGTCATAACTCCAACTGACAAACGTTTCCTTAGCGAAACACACAAAATCCTCGACTTTGAAACAGGTTCTGTCCTTACATTgatcattttcaaaatcaaactCCAGCAGATTCTTATGGCAGCTGTTACTCATGCCGCTTTGGCTGTTTCACGAACCAGAGAAAGCTTAGCCAGAAGACCACATAACTGAAGATAAGAACCAACTCCATCGCATATTCTCATATGAGCAAACCCAGTTTCCTGCAAATTTCGTGTCATTTAGAAGAGAAAATCATAAAAGAAGATCTTAGGAGGAAGATATGGGAAACTTTGAATTTGCACATGTACCTTCATGAATTCCAATTTCAAATACTCAGCCATATCGTAATTTTTAATGATACGGAAAAAAGTTGTGATTATGTCAGTGGGGGAGTAGCCCATGTCATAGAGCTGTTTGAGACCAGAACAGGCATCATCAAATTTCCCTTCAAGTACATTACGCACCATGTTCTTCACATGCAATGGATGAGGCTGGTCACAAACCTGATAACCAAACACAAATGTAATCGAGTCACTAAGGCACattagaaaaacacaaaaaatgtcACAAGGGAATTCTCATATGTGACCTTGAAAACATTTTCTTGGTTGACAAACCGGAATCCACTGTTTGTAGCTTGCAAATTATTCAAGGCCTGCCTCATATCTCCATCAGCAGTGAAAATGATGGCTTCAAGACCTTCCGGGACATAGGGAACCTTCATTGGTTTCAGGAAcaagtaaaatcaaatatttcccTCAAGTTATTCAGACACTGGACAATGTAGATGGTAACTAGATTTCgagtaataaatacaataagcAACTTGAAAATACTATGACTGCATAAATTCTGAAAAGTCTCAATCCATCTTGCAACTCAAAGGAACCATTTGTAATAAGCTAGAAAAGTGTACAGCAAAAATGGATATAGAAGTACATATATTTTCTAGTCTTAAAAGTACATATATGTCAGTATAACTGAAACATTAGGTCAATAATCCTAAATAAGTGACACAATGAGAACTATATCATTTTGCCATTAGCTGATAACAAGTAATAACCTAAATTACTTAGCACTATAGTTGTGGTATTTACTAAATATAAATACTTTTTGTACCTTTTCTGCTTCAACAACCACCATCAGGCGACCAAATATCTCTTGATCAGATAATCTAGAAAATCGAACAATGGCACATCTACTCTGAATGGGCTCGATAATTTTCGAAGAAGTATTGCATGCAAGAGTAAAGCGTGTGGAGTTTGAATAAATTTCCATCGTCCTCCTCAAAGCTTGTTGTGCTCCAGATGTCATGCTGATTTTGTCCACAATATAGCAATCAATACCGCCATAACagattttaccccaaaaaaaaaaaaaaaaaaaaaaaaaaaaaaaaaaaaaaaaccaccataACGGacaggaaaaataataataaaagaaaaaggaatattacaaataaacaaacaaacagtaGCAGAAAGAGAGTATTACAAATACAAGCTATAAGCATTCCAGGtagaaacaaaatatcaaaaaaggcACTTTCACAAAGGTTGCAATAACCAAACATAAAAGTAATTGGAGTTTAACATTTGAAACATAATCATCGGTATTTACCTGTCAGCTTCATCCAATATTACAATCTTGTGCCGCCCAGGAGGCAGTGTgacttttttttgggcaaacattttaattttgttcctCACAACATCTATACCTCTGCACAAGAAAGTAACAATTATTAGTTacagagaaaggaaaaaacacacaaaaaaacaaaaaggaagattttaaaaagttaataccACAAAGATCATGAACCTCACCTGTCGTCAGAAGCATTCAGCTCCAATACAGCCTCTTTATAACTTGGTCCCAGCAACTCATGAGCAAGAGCCAGTATACTTGTGGTTTTACCAGTTCCAGGAGGACCCTGACAAAGTTTGTTAGACAGTGATCAGTAGTAGCAGCCACATTTGAGAATTTTCGCACTCAAATTCGCATATATAGCCCATTCATTCATTTCAATCATCTAACATTCAGTGCTACAATTGATTGCTTACCAAGTGTACCCCTGAATACAAGCACCACTCCTCAACCAAGTCTCAATTCTAACAGAACTATTTGCTATTTGGCTTCAATAGGGCATGTTTTCATACTTCAAAAACCAACCCAGATTTATGAAAGCCCTACTTTACACCGAACCAAAATTTTTGTACATCTTTCTTAAGTTGCTTGTTGCAAAGTCTCATTAACATTGGGCTAAGATCTTATTCACTATCAATCTTCCCACACAGTGAATACCCAAGGAAGTGGTCTATGAAAAACAAGCAAATCCAAGTCCTAACAATTTGTAATCGAAATTTCTTAGTCCTTCAATATTGTGGAGCGCCTAAATGTATAAAAGCATAATCTATAATTCAGTTCATTGTAAACTCTCACTAGGGTTTTTTTCTGGGAAATCGAAGTAATTTCACAAACCCGTTAGTACATAaacatacaatataatataattattataattacgcTCAGAATACAGAGATATACAACTAGTTCGGGCTAATATTCTTCTGAAATCCAAAAcaagcaaccaaaaaaacaaaaaaaaaaaaaaaaaaaaaaaggacgaaAATTTTATTTCAGATTCCGGGTACTATCTGAAATTTGTGAAATTGGGTGTGTGAAAAAACGTACGGATAATATTAGGTTGGGCATGTTGCCGTCGTGAGCAATAACTTGGAGCCTCGAGACGGCGTCTTCGTTGCCCACAATGTCAGCGACCTTGTTCGGCCTGTACTTCTCTACCCACGGAATGTCGTAGCTGTTGCTGTTGCTCGACGAAGTCGACCACGCCATTGCTGCTGATTGTTAGATTTTGCTTTTGCCCTGCGTGATACAGATGGGATTTGCAGAAATTGGACTGCCTCCTGAGAAACCCCGAACAAAACCCCTCTTTTCGCTTTTTCTGCAATTTGGAGGGAAAATTTCTAGATGCCACAAGGAAGATGGAGtgcaatgttttaaaaaggattaACCAAGaaaggataaaataaaatggacaaggttaaaaaataataataaaataaaaatacactgCCAAATCTAATTTGCGCTCATAAAATTATGGTTTTGTTATTTATAAACCCAATTAAACGCATTGTTAACATTAGAATTATTGATTATctgcatttattttttatttatttatgaaacttcaaataataaaatcccATACAAAGAGGTGAACTCATAAaagtttttctaattttaaaatattgcaaGTTAGACCTTtgctgccatttttttttttttcaatttagtgCACATTGTTCTAAtcattaatgaattttttaccaTCAACCAAGAAAAGATTATATCCAACGTGATTCATATAATTCAACAAAGTGTAAAGCATCCGATTCAGTTTTATgaatgttagaaaaaaaaaaattcaattttataaaggTCACACTTCATACTCTATAATTATCAAgagattaaaaaccaaaaatattaagttTGTAAAAAACTCAATGTATATAGAATAAAAATGAATGGCTCAATATGatgggttttaatattaaaagcctaaattgtaatatttttaaatgtcacattttatatatcatatgataacttaattaattattattcaattttttaaaaaaaaataattgatggtaaattattaaaaaattaaatgccgccaatttttttatagataaaatattaaagtcaaTCTCAATAGTAATAAATTGCAAACCTTATTAAATTACTAGTAACAAATATCATTCTTCtaaaattattaatgaaaaattggTGTTATTTGTTAATGtagttagttttaatttttttaatatataattacatatagTTTACTTATTTGAAGTGCTAGTTAAAGATAGttatagttttttaaatatctaaaaattataaatttggaaaaattttaaaaattaatacaattgaAGTTATGttcaatttgatgtttataattttattcattaacTTTATGATTAGCTTACAtgcttaataaaatttaaatacaattatttatcatttaaaatataaaaaaatgattttgttgCTGGCACTATAAGTGAGTTCATCACCAGTTAATACATATATGAGGGATGTGAGAGATCTTTGGTCAATCTTCCCTTATATCACTCTGATACCGTTGAGCTACTAAAGGACAATCCTGGATCAACAACTGTTCAAGAGAAACAGGCAGACCTCCTTCTGGTAAGCACTGGAGTTTACGGCACTGAtgaataatcaattttttaaggGAGGCTAGACTTCGAAAGGACTTGCTATGTAGGGATTTAAGGTTGCAAACCGAAAATAGAGTGAGAGAACTCAGGGTGGTGGGAAGTTTCCCTTCCTCCAAAAATGAAGAATCCGGTACTAAGTTTTGCCACCCCGATTTCTAAAGATATAAGAGAGGTGAGCATTCCCAAAGAAAGGGGCTTCTTTGGAATCGATCGAACAAGTCTAGTTCAACTTGTGAGGGAGAAGAATCTCGATGGGTTTCAAAAATAGGGAGGTGTTGATGGGGTAGCATTGGCCCTCAAAACTCATACAAAACATGGGATTTCATCCTTCTCCATTGATGGCTGACGCAAAGCTTTCGGTTCAAACACTTATAAGAAACCTCCTACAAAAGGGTTTATGTGTCATGTATGGGAACCTTTCTAAAATAGAACCATGATCATCCTTTTGATCTGTGGTGCACTTTTCATTGTTTTGGGAATGGAACTCAATGGACAGAGGATTTCTATTTTTCTAGGAAGAAATAATGCCGTGAAGTGAAAGAAAGTGGAAGAGgagcaaaaagaaataaaaaataataataaataaaaaggataatAGAGGGTTAACGGGGTTAGCAAGCTACcgtggatttttataaaatgattaGGATGTATGCTATACATggcatttttttattggttatgtGCACCAACAAGATTTTTTGTTGCTGCTAGCCTCccttaaaaaattgtttatttatcgATGCCATCAATTCCAGTGCTTGCCAGAAGGAGGTCTACCTGTTTCTCTTGAACAGTTGTTGATCCAGGATTGTCCTTTAGTAGCTTAACGATGCTAGATAGATATAGGGGAAGATTGGCCCAAGATCTCTCACATCCCTCATATATGTATTAACTGATGATGAAGGCATTGTTCTTCACCAAAATTGTTCAAGTTTTTGACCTTTGttgtctgttttttttttttttttttggccccatAATATCTGGCATAATGCTTTGAATTTTGctctattttatcatttttagatGATGATCTAGGATATACCCCTCTTCGCTATGCTGCACTTGTTGGTCGTGTTgaagttattgatttttttttacagtGGATAACTTCATAGCTCACAGGAAAAGTAAGGTCGGCATGTCTACTCTCCACATAGCAGCCAAAAATGGATTTGGAGTCATGAGAAAGCTCATAACAAATTATCCAGACATATGAAAGTTGTTAAACTGCAACAGTCAGACCGCTTTTCATTTAGTTGTGGAAGGTGGAAAGAGTTCTGCAGTCAAATATCTCTTGACAACACCTAGCTCTGATGGTTTTTTGAATAGGCAAGATAAAGATGGAAACACTCTTTGCATTTGGCTGCCATTGCAGAAGACTATAAGATTTTAATGACCCTATTGAAAGACAAGAGAGTGGATGGAAGGCTTGTCAACAAGGAAGGATTAACTGCTTTTGACATCATTCAATCATGTGAGGAgctttaaaattatcaaaaggtATATAAGTCAACCTATTTTAATTCAATTCTTATACATTTGAGCTTTTAAGAAAATTGGTGCTTTTGAAAACAACAAAGTCTACAGAAACTTTATGATCGAGTGGATAAATTGCATATTGGCTTTTCATTTTGGATTAGTTTTTACACTTTCCATTCTACAAATAGtagtttttaaagaaaatcGCTAATCAAACAGATGTTCAGAAACATGAAAGAAGAGTCTTTATCAAATCATGGAAagcatcatttttattttttatttttttatttttttaataagaattgtGATTCCTACTGTTT comes from Ziziphus jujuba cultivar Dongzao chromosome 6, ASM3175591v1 and encodes:
- the LOC107429965 gene encoding replication factor C subunit 2; this encodes MAWSTSSSNSNSYDIPWVEKYRPNKVADIVGNEDAVSRLQVIAHDGNMPNLILSGPPGTGKTTSILALAHELLGPSYKEAVLELNASDDRGIDVVRNKIKMFAQKKVTLPPGRHKIVILDEADSMTSGAQQALRRTMEIYSNSTRFTLACNTSSKIIEPIQSRCAIVRFSRLSDQEIFGRLMVVVEAEKVPYVPEGLEAIIFTADGDMRQALNNLQATNSGFRFVNQENVFKVCDQPHPLHVKNMVRNVLEGKFDDACSGLKQLYDMGYSPTDIITTFFRIIKNYDMAEYLKLEFMKETGFAHMRICDGVGSYLQLCGLLAKLSLVRETAKAA
- the LOC107429966 gene encoding large ribosomal subunit protein eL24-like, which encodes MVLKTELCRFSGAKIYPGKGIRFIRSDSQVFLFANSKCKRYFHNRLKPSKLTWTAMYRKQHKKDIAAEAVKKKRRATKKPYSRSIVGATLEVIQKKRSEKPEVRDAAREAALREIKERIKKTKDEKKAKKAELAKAQKSQTKGNVTKVAAPKGPKLGGGGGKR